The Sesamum indicum cultivar Zhongzhi No. 13 linkage group LG1, S_indicum_v1.0, whole genome shotgun sequence genome includes a window with the following:
- the LOC105159606 gene encoding protein Brevis radix-like 1: MLTCITCSKQRMEDGEEAPRGTPNTKDAVKSLTTQIKDMALKVSGGSKCKPGPTDGSFKISQRCYPEFETTSEGVPYPYVQPGSSSSTPAVDYTSTGRRPPRPDSRFPMFGGDRTPGGRESISSQFDDIMLESEDEPKEWTAQVEPGVQITFVSLPRGGNDLKRIRFSREMFDKWEAQRWWGENFDRIMELYNVQKFSQQVMDTPGRSEDGRDSIYSRLGSVRESPRMTPRYRPSGYFPPESSNHYYNAGSSTYTSGGPKREMSYMEPSRTTTSSRDEASVSISNASDIESEWIEEDEPGVYITIRQLVDGTRELRRVRFSRERFGEVNAKQWWETNRDRIQAQYLC, from the exons ATGCTGACATGTATTACGTGCTCGAAGCAAAGAATGGAGGACGGAGAGGAAGCCCCGCGTGGCACTCCCAATACTAAAGACGCCGTCAAAAGTCTCACTACACAG ATCAAGGACATGGCACTGAAGGTCTCAGGAGGATCCAAGTGCAAACCTGGTCCGACAGATGGTAGTTTTAAAATAAGCCAAAGATGTTATCCCGAGTTTGAGACGACCTCAGAGGGGGTGCCATACCCCTATGTCCAACCAGGAAGCTCAAGCTCAACTCCAGCCGTGGATTATACGAGCACCGGTCGTCGTCCTCCTCGGCCGGACTCAAGGTTTCCTATGTTTGGTGGCGACCGGACCCCCGGTGGACGAGAATCAATCTCATCTCAATTCGACGACATCATGCTAGAAAGCGAAGATGAACCAAAAGAGTGGACAGCACAAGTTGAGCCTGGCGTTCAAATTACGTTTGTGTCGCTCCCTCGTGGTGGAAATGATCTTAAACGCATCCGTTTCAG CCGGGAGATGTTTGATAAGTGGGAAGCTCAGAGATGGTGGGGTGAGAATTTCGATAGAATAATGGAGCTGTACAATGTCCAGAAATTCAGTCAGCAAGTTATGGATACTCCAGGGAGATCCGAGGATGGA CGAGACTCGATCTATTCAAGGCTAGGATCGGTCAGGGAAAGCCCTCGGATGACTCCAAGGTACAGACCTTCCGGATACTTCCCACCGGAAAGCAGCAACCATTATTACAATGCCGGGTCAAGTACCTACACATCTGGTGGTCCAAAGCGTGAAATGTCATACATGGAACCATCAAGGACAACAACCTCGTCCCGGGACGAGGCTTCAGTTTCCATCAGCAATGCAAGCGACATTGAGTCAGAGTGGATCGAAGAAGACGAACCTGGCGTTTACATTACCATCAGACAACTTGTTGATGGAACTAGGGAGCTTCGACGTGTCAGGTTCAG CCGAGAGAGATTTGGGGAGGTGAACGCGAAGCAGTGGTGGGAAACTAACAGGGATAGAATACAAGCCCAGTATCTTTGCTAG
- the LOC105159615 gene encoding cyclin-dependent kinase F-4-like isoform X1, translated as MERYTIIKEVGNGTFGTVWRALSKQSGEVVAIKKMKKKYYSWEECINLREVKSLRKMNHPNVVKLKEVIRENDVLYFVFEYMECNLYQLMKDRRKLFSEVEVRNWCFQVFQGLAYIHQRGYFHRDLKPENLLVSKDIIKVADFGLAREINSRPPFTEYVSTRWYRAPEVLLQSPLYGPPVDMWAMGAIMAEIFTLRPLFPGSSEADEIYKICCVIGSPTQSEWPEGLELASAINFQFPQQVAAVDLSMLIPGVSEDAISLIASLCSWDPSKRPTAVEALQHPFFQSCFYIPPSLRSKAAVARTPPSVGTRGVMEQKCGRRYPANLSNPKPINSFAYAKSQASLTGVQRKLDLNNQDATKNGTNQNYYVKQQSKYRPPGMNGPSAGNMGKSRGVSDVADKLANMTVGSGRPFAKPSVPPPMKAGGWHEHSDMFVGRQSQELLQELLPGRSYTRKVAG; from the exons ATGGAAAG GTACACAATCATTAAGGAAGTTGGTAATGGTACCTTTGGAACTGTCTGGCGAGCTCTAAGTAAGCAGTCTGGTGAAGTG GTtgcaataaagaaaatgaagaagaagtaTTATTCATGGGAAGAATGTATAAATCTGAGAGAAGTCAAG TCACTAAGGAAAATGAACCATCCGAACGTCGTAAAGCTCAAGGAAGTAATCAGGGAAAATGATGTATTATACTTTGTCTTTGAGTACATG GAATGCAATCTATACCAGCTCATGAAGGACAGAAGAAAACTTTTTTCAGAAGTTGAAGTGAGAAACTGGTGTTTCCAAGTCTTTCAGGGTCTCGCATACATACACCAGCGTGGATATTTCCATCGTGACCTTAAGCCAG AGAACTTGCTAGTATCAAAGGATATTATAAAAGTTGCTGATTTTGGTCTCGCTCGTGAGATCAATTCCCGACCTCCATTCACTGAATATGTCTCAACACGCTG GTACCGGGCCCCTGAAGTTCTGCTTCAGTCACCATTATATGGTCCTCCTGTTG ACATGTGGGCAATGGGTGCAATAATGGCTGAAATATTCACACTTCGCCCTTTATTTCCGGGCTCAAG TGAGGCAGATGAGATTTACAAGATATGCTGTGTGATTGGCAGCCCAACCCAGAGTGAATGGCCTGAGGGCCTTGAACTTGCCAGTGCTATCAATTTCCAGTTCCCTCAA CAGGTAGCCGCAGTCGATCTTTCTATGCTGATACCAGGTGTCAGTGAGGATGCTATTAGTCTTATTGCA TCACTGTGTTCATGGGATCCGTCCAAGAGGCCAACAGCTGTGGAGGCCCTTCAACATCCTTTCTTCCAG AGTTGCTTTTACATCCCACCGTCCCTGCGTTCTAAAGCTGCTGTTGCAAGAACACCTCCTTCAG TTGGAACTAGGGGTGTTATGGAGCAAAAATGTGGTAGGAGATATCCTGCGAATCTGTCGAACCCAAAGCCCATAAATAGCTTTGCTTATGCCAAATCTCAGGCATCTTTGACAG GTGTGCAAAGGAAGTTGGACCTGAACAATCAG GACGCCACTAAAAATGGCACTAACCAGAATTACTATGTGAAGCAGCAATCCAAGTATCGGCCACCTGGGATGAATGGTCCAT CAGCTGGTAATATGGGAAAGTCCCGTGGAGTTTCTGATGTAGCGGACAAGTTGGCAAACATGACTGTGGGATCAGGCAGGCCATTTGCAAAGCCGTCAGTGCCTCCACCTATGAAGGCTGGAGGATGGCATGAGCATTCTGATATGTTTGTTGGACGACAATCACAAGAACTTCTGCAAGAACTTCTTCCAGGAAGATCTTATACCAGGAAGGTGGCGGGCTAA
- the LOC105159615 gene encoding cyclin-dependent kinase F-4-like isoform X3: MERYTIIKEVGNGTFGTVWRALSKQSGEVVAIKKMKKKYYSWEECINLREVKSLRKMNHPNVVKLKEVIRENDVLYFVFEYMECNLYQLMKDRRKLFSEVEVRNWCFQVFQGLAYIHQRGYFHRDLKPENLLVSKDIIKVADFGLAREINSRPPFTEYVSTRWYRAPEVLLQSPLYGPPVDMWAMGAIMAEIFTLRPLFPGSSEADEIYKICCVIGSPTQSEWPEGLELASAINFQFPQVAAVDLSMLIPGVSEDAISLIASLCSWDPSKRPTAVEALQHPFFQSCFYIPPSLRSKAAVARTPPSVGTRGVMEQKCGRRYPANLSNPKPINSFAYAKSQASLTGVQRKLDLNNQDATKNGTNQNYYVKQQSKYRPPGMNGPSAGNMGKSRGVSDVADKLANMTVGSGRPFAKPSVPPPMKAGGWHEHSDMFVGRQSQELLQELLPGRSYTRKVAG, translated from the exons ATGGAAAG GTACACAATCATTAAGGAAGTTGGTAATGGTACCTTTGGAACTGTCTGGCGAGCTCTAAGTAAGCAGTCTGGTGAAGTG GTtgcaataaagaaaatgaagaagaagtaTTATTCATGGGAAGAATGTATAAATCTGAGAGAAGTCAAG TCACTAAGGAAAATGAACCATCCGAACGTCGTAAAGCTCAAGGAAGTAATCAGGGAAAATGATGTATTATACTTTGTCTTTGAGTACATG GAATGCAATCTATACCAGCTCATGAAGGACAGAAGAAAACTTTTTTCAGAAGTTGAAGTGAGAAACTGGTGTTTCCAAGTCTTTCAGGGTCTCGCATACATACACCAGCGTGGATATTTCCATCGTGACCTTAAGCCAG AGAACTTGCTAGTATCAAAGGATATTATAAAAGTTGCTGATTTTGGTCTCGCTCGTGAGATCAATTCCCGACCTCCATTCACTGAATATGTCTCAACACGCTG GTACCGGGCCCCTGAAGTTCTGCTTCAGTCACCATTATATGGTCCTCCTGTTG ACATGTGGGCAATGGGTGCAATAATGGCTGAAATATTCACACTTCGCCCTTTATTTCCGGGCTCAAG TGAGGCAGATGAGATTTACAAGATATGCTGTGTGATTGGCAGCCCAACCCAGAGTGAATGGCCTGAGGGCCTTGAACTTGCCAGTGCTATCAATTTCCAGTTCCCTCAA GTAGCCGCAGTCGATCTTTCTATGCTGATACCAGGTGTCAGTGAGGATGCTATTAGTCTTATTGCA TCACTGTGTTCATGGGATCCGTCCAAGAGGCCAACAGCTGTGGAGGCCCTTCAACATCCTTTCTTCCAG AGTTGCTTTTACATCCCACCGTCCCTGCGTTCTAAAGCTGCTGTTGCAAGAACACCTCCTTCAG TTGGAACTAGGGGTGTTATGGAGCAAAAATGTGGTAGGAGATATCCTGCGAATCTGTCGAACCCAAAGCCCATAAATAGCTTTGCTTATGCCAAATCTCAGGCATCTTTGACAG GTGTGCAAAGGAAGTTGGACCTGAACAATCAG GACGCCACTAAAAATGGCACTAACCAGAATTACTATGTGAAGCAGCAATCCAAGTATCGGCCACCTGGGATGAATGGTCCAT CAGCTGGTAATATGGGAAAGTCCCGTGGAGTTTCTGATGTAGCGGACAAGTTGGCAAACATGACTGTGGGATCAGGCAGGCCATTTGCAAAGCCGTCAGTGCCTCCACCTATGAAGGCTGGAGGATGGCATGAGCATTCTGATATGTTTGTTGGACGACAATCACAAGAACTTCTGCAAGAACTTCTTCCAGGAAGATCTTATACCAGGAAGGTGGCGGGCTAA
- the LOC105159615 gene encoding cyclin-dependent kinase F-4-like isoform X2 — translation MERYTIIKEVGNGTFGTVWRALSKQSGEVVAIKKMKKKYYSWEECINLREVKSLRKMNHPNVVKLKEVIRENDVLYFVFEYMECNLYQLMKDRRKLFSEVEVRNWCFQVFQGLAYIHQRGYFHRDLKPENLLVSKDIIKVADFGLAREINSRPPFTEYVSTRWYRAPEVLLQSPLYGPPVDMWAMGAIMAEIFTLRPLFPGSSEADEIYKICCVIGSPTQSEWPEGLELASAINFQFPQQVAAVDLSMLIPGVSEDAISLIASLCSWDPSKRPTAVEALQHPFFQSCFYIPPSLRSKAAVARTPPSVGTRGVMEQKCGRRYPANLSNPKPINSFAYAKSQASLTGVQRKLDLNNQDATKNGTNQNYYVKQQSKYRPPGMNGPSGNMGKSRGVSDVADKLANMTVGSGRPFAKPSVPPPMKAGGWHEHSDMFVGRQSQELLQELLPGRSYTRKVAG, via the exons ATGGAAAG GTACACAATCATTAAGGAAGTTGGTAATGGTACCTTTGGAACTGTCTGGCGAGCTCTAAGTAAGCAGTCTGGTGAAGTG GTtgcaataaagaaaatgaagaagaagtaTTATTCATGGGAAGAATGTATAAATCTGAGAGAAGTCAAG TCACTAAGGAAAATGAACCATCCGAACGTCGTAAAGCTCAAGGAAGTAATCAGGGAAAATGATGTATTATACTTTGTCTTTGAGTACATG GAATGCAATCTATACCAGCTCATGAAGGACAGAAGAAAACTTTTTTCAGAAGTTGAAGTGAGAAACTGGTGTTTCCAAGTCTTTCAGGGTCTCGCATACATACACCAGCGTGGATATTTCCATCGTGACCTTAAGCCAG AGAACTTGCTAGTATCAAAGGATATTATAAAAGTTGCTGATTTTGGTCTCGCTCGTGAGATCAATTCCCGACCTCCATTCACTGAATATGTCTCAACACGCTG GTACCGGGCCCCTGAAGTTCTGCTTCAGTCACCATTATATGGTCCTCCTGTTG ACATGTGGGCAATGGGTGCAATAATGGCTGAAATATTCACACTTCGCCCTTTATTTCCGGGCTCAAG TGAGGCAGATGAGATTTACAAGATATGCTGTGTGATTGGCAGCCCAACCCAGAGTGAATGGCCTGAGGGCCTTGAACTTGCCAGTGCTATCAATTTCCAGTTCCCTCAA CAGGTAGCCGCAGTCGATCTTTCTATGCTGATACCAGGTGTCAGTGAGGATGCTATTAGTCTTATTGCA TCACTGTGTTCATGGGATCCGTCCAAGAGGCCAACAGCTGTGGAGGCCCTTCAACATCCTTTCTTCCAG AGTTGCTTTTACATCCCACCGTCCCTGCGTTCTAAAGCTGCTGTTGCAAGAACACCTCCTTCAG TTGGAACTAGGGGTGTTATGGAGCAAAAATGTGGTAGGAGATATCCTGCGAATCTGTCGAACCCAAAGCCCATAAATAGCTTTGCTTATGCCAAATCTCAGGCATCTTTGACAG GTGTGCAAAGGAAGTTGGACCTGAACAATCAG GACGCCACTAAAAATGGCACTAACCAGAATTACTATGTGAAGCAGCAATCCAAGTATCGGCCACCTGGGATGAATGGTCCAT CTGGTAATATGGGAAAGTCCCGTGGAGTTTCTGATGTAGCGGACAAGTTGGCAAACATGACTGTGGGATCAGGCAGGCCATTTGCAAAGCCGTCAGTGCCTCCACCTATGAAGGCTGGAGGATGGCATGAGCATTCTGATATGTTTGTTGGACGACAATCACAAGAACTTCTGCAAGAACTTCTTCCAGGAAGATCTTATACCAGGAAGGTGGCGGGCTAA